One genomic window of Caenorhabditis elegans chromosome I includes the following:
- the Y54E10A.17 gene encoding DOMON domain-containing protein (Confirmed by transcript evidence), producing MFGFLLGTLCVSLAILGAQSAKCTAKSGDISARWQVVDGELTVEVTTKNVGNNEWSAVGFGPDMSDLIVVIFQVVDFKPSLVTGTTQGYGAPALDASPSVTLQSLDYNSNTLVARFARPVGSLSTCTTWNFFNAQPLNGPSVSNLGSPEIQLTDVCPNECTGVFTERDVAYDPVPQAAIYNNRISNRFNGIFDPSAAF from the exons ATGTTCGGCTTCTTGTTGGGTACACTTTGTGTTTCTCTAGCTATTCTTGGAGCACAATCAGCTAAATGCACAGCTAAAAGTGGAGATATTAGTGCTCGGTGGCAG GTTGTGGATGGAGAATTAACTGTCGAAGTTACCACAAAAAACGTTGGAAACAATGAATGGTCAGCAGTTGGATTTGGACCTGATATG AGCGATCTAATCGTTGTCATTTTCCAAGTGGTAGACTTTAAGCCAAGCCTTGTGACTGGAACGACTCAGGGATACGGAGCACCTGCACTCGATGCTTCTCCATCTGTCACTCTTCAATCTCTCGATTATAACA GCAACACCCTCGTGGCTCGATTTGCTCGCCCAGTTGGCTCCCTCTCCACATGCACAACATGGAAT TTCTTCAACGCCCAGCCATTAAATGGACCATCTGTGTCGAACCTCGGCAGCCCGGAAATTCAATTGAcg GACGTGTGCCCGAATGAGTGTACAGGAGTATTTACGGAACGCGACGTGGCATATGATCCAGTACCACAGGCTGCCATATATAATAATAGAATTTCGAATCGATTCAACGGAATTTTTGATCCATCGGctgctttttaa
- the Y54E10A.17 gene encoding DOMON domain-containing protein (Confirmed by transcript evidence) yields the protein MFGFLLGTLCVSLAILGAQSAKCTAKSGDISARWQVVDGELTVEVTTKNVGNNEWSAVGFGPDMSDLIVVIFQVVDFKPSLVTGTTQGYGAPALDASPSVTLQSLDYNSNTLVARFARPVGSLSTCTTWNFVTEGSIEDGSIGYHNAAPHTVEICANKCTRKIFN from the exons ATGTTCGGCTTCTTGTTGGGTACACTTTGTGTTTCTCTAGCTATTCTTGGAGCACAATCAGCTAAATGCACAGCTAAAAGTGGAGATATTAGTGCTCGGTGGCAG GTTGTGGATGGAGAATTAACTGTCGAAGTTACCACAAAAAACGTTGGAAACAATGAATGGTCAGCAGTTGGATTTGGACCTGATATG AGCGATCTAATCGTTGTCATTTTCCAAGTGGTAGACTTTAAGCCAAGCCTTGTGACTGGAACGACTCAGGGATACGGAGCACCTGCACTCGATGCTTCTCCATCTGTCACTCTTCAATCTCTCGATTATAACA GCAACACCCTCGTGGCTCGATTTGCTCGCCCAGTTGGCTCCCTCTCCACATGCACAACATGGAAT TTCGTCACCGAAGGATCCATCGAAGACGGATCAATTGGATATCACAATGCTGCTCCACACACTGTGGAAATTTGTGCCAACAAGTGTACCCGCAAGATCTTTAACTAa